The region AAGTCGAGATACGGTCGGAGGTTTTCGCATGTTCCTGCGGCGCGTTTCGATTCCGGCTCTGGCGGTTCTCGCGGCGCTGGCTTCTTCGGGCGCTTCGGCGGCGGCCCAGGAGCGGGTCCGGATCGTCGCGCGGCACCACCGCAGCGTCCGCGGCACGATCGACGGATTCCCGTTTCTGGTTTTGCGGGGAGATGCCCGCGAACGCGGCAGGGCGCACGGCCTCCTGGCCGCGCGGGAGATCGTCCGGTTCCTGGATCAGGCGCTGATTCCGGTGATCCACGCGACGTCGCCGGGTTCCTGGGAGACGGGGTTTGCAGGCCGGGCGAAGCTTTTCTCATGGCCCGAGCGGTACGACCGGGAACTTCGAGGAATGCTGGACGGGATCCGCGAGGCGCTTCCGGAGGCGGCGGATCGCCGGTTGGGAAGCCTGGGGCGGGAAATCCGCCTGGAGGATCTGCAGGCGCTCAATTGTCTGACGGATCTTCTGGGCGGCGGGTGCAGTTCGTTCTCCGTCTGGGGGCCCCTGACGGAGGACGGGCGGGTTCTGGCCGGCCGCAACATGGACTACATGGCGTTTCCGATCGCTCCGTTCCAGGTGCTCGTCGGGGTGGAGCCGGCGGAGGACGGGCTCAAGGCGACGCTGGACCTTCTGGCCTTCGGGTATCTGGGGGCCGGGACGGCGATGAACGCGGAAGGCGTCTGGGCGGCGATGCACGACGAGCCGGGGCTCGGCGGCAAGGCGCGGGAGGGCTGGGTCCCGCGATGTCTGACCCTCCGGACGGCGGTCGAACGGGCGCGCGCGGCGCGGGCGGTCGAGGACGTCGCCGGCGCTTTGCGCGAGTCGCCCGTCCGGGTGGGCAACAACATTCACCTGAGCTTTCCGGTCACGGCTTCGGAGGCGGCGAGGCCGTGCGTCCTCGAGTGGGACGGCCACGAAAAGGACGGAGGAGTCACCGTGCACGCCGGCGAGGCGGACCATGTGCTGTGCACGAACCACTACCGCACGCGGGCCGTCCGCGAGAGAGCCCGCGACAGCAAGGACCGCCTGGAACGCCTTCGAACGGGGATCGAAGAATTCCGCGCTTCCGGGCGCAAGATCGGCCTGGCGGAGGCGCGCGGGCTTCTTGAAGGGGTGTGCCGGAACGGCGCGCTGGTGACGCATTTCTCGGTGGTCGTCTGGCCCGACCGCCGCCGGATGGCCTTCGCCTGTTCGCCCTCCCCGGGGCGTTCCTCCACGCAGGGGCGCTGGATCACGGTGGAGTGGGCGGATCTTTTCGGGATGTAACGCTTCCCGCGCCGGCGGAACCCTTTAAGCGGGAGGTGGTCTGCCGTGCAGGAGGAGTCGGATCTCCTGGAGGAGGCGCGGAAGGGGTCGGAGGAGGCCTTCTGCGGTCTCGTTCGCCTCCATCAGGGCCGGGTGCGCGCCTATCTGAGCGCTTATGCGCGGGATTCGGACGTCGCCGACGATCTGGCCCAGGAAGTCTTCCTGACGGCCTATCGGTCTTTGCCGACGTACAAAGGGGATGCGCCGCTGGGGGTGTGGCTGCTCGGGATCGCGCGGCATCGGGTGCTGCGCTACCTGCGGGATGAAGCCCGCCGGCGGGCGCGGGAGTCGCGCAAGGCGGCCGCGCTGGTGGCGGAATTCCAGACGGAGCGCGCGGCGGCCGAAGGCGACCGGGAGCGGCCGGAAGCGCTCGATCGCGAGCTTCAGGCGCTCAAGGAATGTCTGAGCGCCCTGACGGCCTCAGGGGCGCAGATCGTTCGGGAGCATTACTTCCAGGGGCGACCGCTGGCGGCGCTCGCGCGCGCCACAGGTCGGAACGAGAGCACGCTGCGGGTGACGTTGATGCGCCTCCGGGCGGCGCTGAGGCGGTGCGTGCAGGGGAAGCTCACGCCGGAGGGGGCCTGACGATGGATCGCGAGCGTCTCGAGGCGCTCTGGGCGCGGTTTCTGGCGGGGGATCCCCTTTCGCCGGAAGAGGATGCCGCGCTGGCGGAGGCCTTGCGGACCGATCCGGCGTGGCGCGAAGAGGTCCTGGCGGACCGGCGGACGGAAGGGCTTCTCCGCGGGCTGGCCCGCGCGGAAGGGGGATCGGAGGAGTTCGCGCAGGCGGTGCTCCGCCGCCTGAGAATGGAGCGGGATGCCTCGCGCTTCGTGGGGCAGGTCCGTCGCAGGATCGCGGCGGGGCGCGCGGGCCTCACGCGTCGGGTGTGGCGTGACCGGCGCCCGGCGGCGGGGCTGTGGGCGGCGGCTCTCCTGGTCGCGGCACTCGGAGTCGTCCTGGCGGTCGTGGCGACGACTCGGCGTCCGGCGGGAGGCGGGCGGCCGGCGCCCGTCGCCTCGCGGCCGGATGCTCCGGCGGCTGAGGAGACGGCGGTGGAGCGGGCCGAGGATCCGCCGCGGGTGGCCGTGGAGCGGGAACCGCGAGGGGAAGAGCCTCGGGCGTCCGAAGGGCGTCCTCCGGATCGGACGCCGAAGCCGCCGGAATCCGTTCCGCAGGCGACGCCTGCGCCGACGCGGCCGGAGCCGGCGTTGCCGCCTCCTTCGACGCCCAAGCCGGCGCCCGCGCCGAGAACGGAGTCCGCGCCGCCGCCGCCCGCGGCGCTGGCGGTCGTGGAGAAGGTGGAGGGCGAGGTCTCGGTCCTGGGCGCGGCCGGCCGTCGGGGAGCGCGCGCGGAAGAACGGATCTTCGCGGGAGAGGGTCTGGAGACGGCGGCAGGGGGAGGCCTCGCGTCCGTCCGGTTCGAGGACGGAACGCGGCTCGAGCTGGGTTCCGGGACCCTGGTGGAGGGCGTTCGGGAGGCCGAGGGAAAAGCGTTTCTCCTGGGGCGCGGGATTCTGACCGCGTTTGTCGCTCGGCAGCCCGCGGGCCGGCCTATGACGATTCGAACGCCCCATGCCGAGGCCACGGTGCTGGGAACGGTTCTGGCGCTCACGGTCCGTCCCGGTCCGCGGGGCTGGACGGCGATCGAGGTACGAGAGGGGAGGGTGCGCTTCCGGAGTCTGGGGGACGGGAAGACCGTGGACGTCCCGGCGGCGCACTATGCGGTGGCCGGGCCGCGCATGGAGACGGCGGCCCGGCGCGGAGGCGTCCGGACGGCGTCGTTCCAGGACGGCGTGTCCCCGACGCGGCGCTACGAGGGAACGCGCGACGCCACGATTCACGAGGGGAAGTCTTCCGTCAACGACGGAAGCTCGCGGATCGTGTGGATGGACGGGCGCACCCGCGACGACGTCGGGGACGACCGGTACGCCCTGCTGCGGTGGGACGTGACGGCGATTCCCGCGGGCAGCGCGATCGTTTCGGCGGAGATTGAGGTTCACGTGACCAACGCGACGAACCGGCTCTCGTTTCCGGTCTATGAGCTTCGGCGCGAGTGGTCCGAGGCTCAGGTCTCGTGGCTTCAGGCGGCCGCGGGACGCCCGTGGCAGGTTCCGGGGGCGCGGGGGGATCAGGACCGCGGCGCCGCGGCCGTGGCGGCGTTTCAGCCCAGGGCGGCCGGACCGTACAGGATCGCCCTCGATTCCGAGCTCGTGAGATCCTGGGTCGATCAACCGGCGGCCAACTATGGCCTGATCCTGGCCGACGCCGAGAACGACGACGCCGTGGGGTTCGAATCGCGCGAGAGTCCGGCGGCCGAGCGGCGCCCGCGGCTGACGGTAACCTTCTTTCCGGGCGGCGGGCGCGTCCGGTAGAGGCGCGATCTCCAGCGCTGGGTTCCGGCCCGCCCTTGAAGTACACTGTCGGGCCTATGGACCTTCCCGAAGTCGCCGAGCGGATTCTCTTCTATCTGGCTTCCGCGGCGGTGGTCGCCGCGCAGGTGGCCACGTCGGGGCACGCGATCCTGTACAAGCGCGAGCCCCGGGCGGCGGTGGCCTGGACGGGGCTCATCTGGCTCGTGCCGGGCGTGGGCGCGCTGCTCTACGTCCTCTTCGGGATCAACCGGATTCAGCGGCGCGCCGTGAGGTTGCGCAAAAAGCGCCGCCGGCTGGACGCCCTGGGCGAGCAGACCGCCTGCGCCCCGGAGCGGATGGCGGAAGTGCTCGGCCCGGACCTCGCCCACCTGGCGGCCTTGCCCCGCGTGGGGGACGGCGTGGTGCGGCGTCCCCTTCTGGACGGCAACCGGGTCGTGCCCCTGGTGAACGGGGAGCAGGCCTATCCGGAAATGCTGCGGGCGATCGATCGGGCGCAGCGGTCGATTTCGCTCCTCGTCTATATCTTTGAGCTCGACGAGGTCGGACGCGGCTTTGTGGACGCGCTTTCGCGGGCCGTCGCGCGGGGCGTGGAGGTGCGGGTGCTCCTCGACGACCTCGGGAGCGGCCGCCTGTGGGGATCGCCGGTGCGGGCGCTGCGGGCGGCGGGCGTTCCCGCGGCCGCCTTTCTCCCGTTGCGGGTGCCGTGGCGCACGCGGTACATGAACCTCCGCAATCACCGCAAGATTCTGGTGACCGACGGCCGGGTGGGTTTCACCGGGGGGATGAACATCCGCGTGTCGCATCGGGTCGAGCGCGGGCGCGATCCCCGCGAGCAGGACGTTCATTTCCGCCTGGAGGGGCCGGTCGTGGAGCATCTCCAGGAGGCGTTCGTCGACGACTGGGCGTTCACGACGGGGGAGATCCTCAAGGGGCCCGCCTGGTTTCCCCGGCCGGAGCGCGCTGGCGACGTGATCGCGCGGGGCATCCCCTTCGACCCCGGGACGGGAGAAACCCTTCGGTGGATCCTTGTGGGCGCGCTCGCCCTGGCGCGCCGGTCGGTTCGGATCGTGACGCCGTATTTCATTCCCGACCAGGCGCTCATCGCCGCGCTGAACGTGGCCGCGCTGCGCGGGGTGGAAGTGGACGTCCTCATTCCCCGGCGGAGCGACAACCTTCTTGTGGACTGGGCGACGACGGCGACGCTCTGGCAGATCCTCGTGGGCGGATGCCGGGTCTGGCGCACCCCGCCGCCCTTCGACCACAGCAAACTCATGGTGGTGGACGGGGTCTGGACGCTTTTCGGCTCGGCCAACATCGATCCCCGGAGCCTGCGGCTGAATTTCGAGTTCAACGTGGAGTGCTACGATCGCAGCCTGGCCGAGGCCGTCGAGGGGCTCGTCCGCGCGCGGCTGTCCCGCGCGGAGCCGGTGACGCTCAAGAAGGTCGATTCCCGCACGATCCCGGTGCGGCTGCGCGACGGCATCGCGCGTCTCTTCTCGCCCTATCTCTGAGCCGCGCGCGGCTTCGTAACGTTTTCCTCCCTCGATCATCGTTGGGGATGGGCACGCTTTGTCCCTCATTTGATCGAGGAGGAAAGGATATGAAGTACGCGGCTCTGGCGCTGGCGCTCCTGGGAGCGGCGGGCGTCTACTTGGGCGCGCGCCGGGCGCAGGCCGAGGCGGCGGCGCCCTGGGAGGTCCGGGTGTTCGTGATGGACAAGGAAGGCAAGCCCGTGGATCTGAGCGCCTGGAGCGCGACCCTCGCGCTCAAGCCCAAGGACGCCCAGGAAAGGACGCTGACCCTCGAGAAGGTTCAGCCGGAGCGGGCGGGCGGGGCCCAGGCCAAGCCGGGCGAGCAGGCTCCCGTGTGCGCCCAGGTGAAGGAGATGGACCGCTATTACGTCGAGCTTGCCGTCCTGCCGCCCTCGGCCCCCGGCCCCCAGGCGGAGGGCCAGGAGCCCCGGGGAAAGGCCGCTCATCCGCCCGCGCAGGACTACCGGCACATGCATGGA is a window of Planctomycetota bacterium DNA encoding:
- a CDS encoding C45 family autoproteolytic acyltransferase/hydrolase, with amino-acid sequence MFLRRVSIPALAVLAALASSGASAAAQERVRIVARHHRSVRGTIDGFPFLVLRGDARERGRAHGLLAAREIVRFLDQALIPVIHATSPGSWETGFAGRAKLFSWPERYDRELRGMLDGIREALPEAADRRLGSLGREIRLEDLQALNCLTDLLGGGCSSFSVWGPLTEDGRVLAGRNMDYMAFPIAPFQVLVGVEPAEDGLKATLDLLAFGYLGAGTAMNAEGVWAAMHDEPGLGGKAREGWVPRCLTLRTAVERARAARAVEDVAGALRESPVRVGNNIHLSFPVTASEAARPCVLEWDGHEKDGGVTVHAGEADHVLCTNHYRTRAVRERARDSKDRLERLRTGIEEFRASGRKIGLAEARGLLEGVCRNGALVTHFSVVVWPDRRRMAFACSPSPGRSSTQGRWITVEWADLFGM
- a CDS encoding phospholipase D-like domain-containing protein, encoding MDLPEVAERILFYLASAAVVAAQVATSGHAILYKREPRAAVAWTGLIWLVPGVGALLYVLFGINRIQRRAVRLRKKRRRLDALGEQTACAPERMAEVLGPDLAHLAALPRVGDGVVRRPLLDGNRVVPLVNGEQAYPEMLRAIDRAQRSISLLVYIFELDEVGRGFVDALSRAVARGVEVRVLLDDLGSGRLWGSPVRALRAAGVPAAAFLPLRVPWRTRYMNLRNHRKILVTDGRVGFTGGMNIRVSHRVERGRDPREQDVHFRLEGPVVEHLQEAFVDDWAFTTGEILKGPAWFPRPERAGDVIARGIPFDPGTGETLRWILVGALALARRSVRIVTPYFIPDQALIAALNVAALRGVEVDVLIPRRSDNLLVDWATTATLWQILVGGCRVWRTPPPFDHSKLMVVDGVWTLFGSANIDPRSLRLNFEFNVECYDRSLAEAVEGLVRARLSRAEPVTLKKVDSRTIPVRLRDGIARLFSPYL
- a CDS encoding DNRLRE domain-containing protein codes for the protein MDRERLEALWARFLAGDPLSPEEDAALAEALRTDPAWREEVLADRRTEGLLRGLARAEGGSEEFAQAVLRRLRMERDASRFVGQVRRRIAAGRAGLTRRVWRDRRPAAGLWAAALLVAALGVVLAVVATTRRPAGGGRPAPVASRPDAPAAEETAVERAEDPPRVAVEREPRGEEPRASEGRPPDRTPKPPESVPQATPAPTRPEPALPPPSTPKPAPAPRTESAPPPPAALAVVEKVEGEVSVLGAAGRRGARAEERIFAGEGLETAAGGGLASVRFEDGTRLELGSGTLVEGVREAEGKAFLLGRGILTAFVARQPAGRPMTIRTPHAEATVLGTVLALTVRPGPRGWTAIEVREGRVRFRSLGDGKTVDVPAAHYAVAGPRMETAARRGGVRTASFQDGVSPTRRYEGTRDATIHEGKSSVNDGSSRIVWMDGRTRDDVGDDRYALLRWDVTAIPAGSAIVSAEIEVHVTNATNRLSFPVYELRREWSEAQVSWLQAAAGRPWQVPGARGDQDRGAAAVAAFQPRAAGPYRIALDSELVRSWVDQPAANYGLILADAENDDAVGFESRESPAAERRPRLTVTFFPGGGRVR
- a CDS encoding sigma-70 family RNA polymerase sigma factor, which gives rise to MQEESDLLEEARKGSEEAFCGLVRLHQGRVRAYLSAYARDSDVADDLAQEVFLTAYRSLPTYKGDAPLGVWLLGIARHRVLRYLRDEARRRARESRKAAALVAEFQTERAAAEGDRERPEALDRELQALKECLSALTASGAQIVREHYFQGRPLAALARATGRNESTLRVTLMRLRAALRRCVQGKLTPEGA